In Kiritimatiellia bacterium, one genomic interval encodes:
- the gatC gene encoding Asp-tRNA(Asn)/Glu-tRNA(Gln) amidotransferase subunit GatC, which translates to MADKNDAVSKIDVEYVAELARISLSAEEKALFQQQLEKIVAYVNDISMVDVENAPPTAHSTADQNVFRRDECRPGLDRDAVLHNAPVHDGRQFLVPKIV; encoded by the coding sequence ATGGCAGACAAAAACGATGCCGTCAGTAAAATTGACGTGGAATACGTGGCTGAGCTTGCCAGGATTTCGCTTAGTGCGGAAGAAAAGGCGCTTTTCCAGCAACAGCTGGAGAAAATTGTTGCCTATGTCAACGATATTTCCATGGTTGACGTGGAGAATGCGCCGCCTACGGCTCATTCAACGGCGGATCAAAATGTTTTCCGCCGCGATGAATGCCGTCCCGGCTTGGACCGGGACGCCGTGTTGCATAACGCGCCGGTCCATGACGGCCGGCAGTTCCTTGTTCCGAAAATCGTTTGA
- a CDS encoding PAS domain S-box protein, with protein MAATNTITTAEIDLLQRSNRLWRASTEAISILLSSQDSAGNIARVLEAIGGAADVDRVYIFENHPGRRAGEQLTSQRYEWTRTGVSAQIANPAMQNLSYFPEFKRWYETLSAGQPVSGLIRDFPEAEKQLLAPQDIVSLLAVPIKIREQLWGFIGFDDCRRERAWTPAETSILAAIAGNLGHIMLQRQTEKNFRLFQAAMDSAGDAIGIADMRGIHFYQNEAFRSLFGYTVRELQNAGVAAIYNNPAQHREVFKSILAGGSWHGEIEMRSRAGKIISVLLRADAVKDNDGQLIAVFGVHTDITARKETETALQEKEIRYRRLVEAITDYIYTVDVENGRAVRTRHGPNCVAVTGYSSQDYQDDQDLWFKMVHPDERPAVMQQAQGILNGKNIQPIEHRIYHKNGQVRWVRNTPVPHFDSSGRLVSYDGLVCDVTERKNAEEQLTEHARKLEILNRIITAVNRVDNLGMLLNELLKSSMEMVSFEGGGIYLVNSNAATAELVCHQGLPEDFLKKYGLLPLASANCRMLFLEGKPIFTDDYSTISSESGSRWNKQSVARIPLVCRDRIIGALVLVNTMGHTFNENEKGLLLSIGRQIGTAIAKMRSETALRESERKYRTITEQSLVGIQIIKDGLVLFVNDGWTKITGYSLPEITGWNIEEYLRIIHPEDRAFCAEQLRGNQAGFPETILPIYDCRFTAKTGETKWVSIHSRPVEFTDGRAAVSMIIDITDRKLAAAELLAANKQLSAANKHLVRREKELLKANYEKEILLKEIHHRVKNNLQVISSLINLELHNIADPDAVGLLKECQNRIKTIAMIHEKMYQWGDMTRIDIGNYLESLTGHISRMYLKHPASVTVAVNAKNVYLPINQAIPCALLANELVVNSLKHAFPENRPADGKITVEMKDDRDGRYVLTVSDNGIGLPAGIDCRKTKSLGMQLVSTFVNQLEGTLEITGGPGATFKIVFAHAAEKSLTAPVTAAGGEA; from the coding sequence GTGGCGGCAACAAACACCATAACGACCGCGGAAATTGACCTGCTCCAACGAAGCAACCGCCTGTGGCGCGCCTCAACCGAGGCAATCAGCATTCTTTTATCCAGCCAGGATTCAGCAGGCAATATCGCCCGCGTCCTGGAAGCAATCGGCGGGGCGGCCGATGTGGACCGGGTTTATATTTTTGAAAACCACCCCGGCCGCCGGGCCGGCGAGCAGCTCACCAGCCAACGCTATGAATGGACCCGCACCGGCGTCTCCGCGCAGATTGCAAATCCCGCCATGCAAAATCTTTCCTATTTTCCGGAGTTTAAGCGCTGGTATGAAACGCTTTCCGCCGGACAACCGGTTTCAGGCCTGATCCGCGATTTTCCGGAAGCGGAAAAACAACTGCTGGCGCCGCAGGATATCGTCTCCCTTCTGGCCGTGCCGATAAAAATCCGGGAACAGCTTTGGGGGTTCATCGGTTTTGACGATTGCCGGCGGGAACGGGCATGGACGCCGGCTGAAACCTCAATTCTCGCCGCCATTGCCGGCAACCTCGGCCACATCATGCTCCAGCGGCAAACGGAAAAAAATTTCAGGCTTTTTCAGGCGGCCATGGACAGCGCCGGGGACGCCATCGGCATAGCCGACATGCGCGGCATTCATTTTTACCAGAACGAGGCTTTCCGCAGCCTCTTCGGATATACCGTCCGGGAACTTCAGAACGCCGGCGTCGCCGCCATTTATAACAATCCGGCCCAGCACCGGGAGGTGTTTAAATCAATTCTGGCCGGCGGCTCATGGCACGGCGAGATTGAAATGCGCAGCCGGGCCGGAAAAATCATCTCCGTCCTCCTCCGCGCCGATGCGGTCAAAGACAACGACGGCCAACTGATCGCGGTATTTGGCGTCCACACGGACATAACCGCGCGCAAGGAAACAGAAACCGCCCTCCAGGAAAAAGAGATACGTTACCGCCGGCTGGTTGAGGCAATTACCGATTACATTTACACGGTAGACGTTGAAAACGGACGGGCCGTCCGCACCCGGCATGGTCCGAACTGCGTCGCGGTTACCGGTTATTCCTCTCAGGACTACCAGGATGACCAGGACCTCTGGTTCAAAATGGTCCACCCGGACGAGCGGCCGGCCGTTATGCAACAGGCGCAGGGCATTTTGAACGGGAAAAACATCCAGCCGATTGAACACCGCATTTATCACAAAAACGGGCAGGTCCGCTGGGTGCGCAACACGCCGGTCCCGCATTTTGACTCCTCCGGCCGCCTGGTGTCCTATGACGGCCTGGTCTGCGACGTAACGGAACGCAAAAACGCAGAAGAACAACTGACGGAACACGCCCGCAAGCTTGAAATTCTGAACCGGATTATTACGGCGGTAAACCGGGTGGACAATCTCGGCATGTTGCTCAATGAATTATTGAAATCGTCAATGGAAATGGTCTCATTTGAAGGCGGAGGCATTTATCTGGTTAATTCCAACGCCGCAACGGCCGAACTGGTCTGCCACCAGGGATTGCCGGAAGATTTCCTCAAAAAATACGGGCTGCTGCCGCTTGCCTCCGCCAATTGCCGGATGCTGTTTCTTGAAGGCAAGCCGATTTTCACCGACGACTATTCAACCATATCTTCCGAAAGCGGATCGCGCTGGAACAAGCAGAGCGTGGCGCGCATACCGCTCGTCTGCCGGGACAGAATTATCGGCGCGCTGGTGCTCGTCAACACCATGGGACACACCTTCAACGAAAATGAAAAAGGCCTGCTCCTTTCCATCGGCCGCCAGATCGGAACGGCCATCGCCAAAATGCGGTCGGAAACGGCGCTGCGCGAAAGCGAAAGAAAATACCGCACCATCACCGAGCAGTCGCTGGTCGGCATCCAGATCATAAAGGACGGCCTGGTCCTGTTTGTCAACGACGGGTGGACAAAAATAACGGGATACAGCCTGCCGGAAATAACGGGATGGAACATTGAAGAATACCTGCGGATCATCCACCCCGAAGACCGCGCCTTTTGCGCGGAACAGCTCCGCGGAAACCAAGCGGGGTTTCCCGAAACCATCCTGCCCATATACGACTGCCGTTTCACCGCCAAAACCGGCGAAACGAAATGGGTTTCCATCCATTCCCGGCCCGTGGAATTCACCGATGGCCGCGCCGCAGTCAGCATGATTATTGACATCACCGACCGCAAGCTGGCGGCGGCCGAACTCCTTGCCGCCAACAAGCAGTTATCAGCCGCCAACAAGCATCTTGTCCGGCGCGAAAAGGAACTGTTGAAAGCCAACTATGAAAAGGAAATACTGCTGAAAGAAATCCATCACCGGGTCAAAAACAACCTGCAGGTAATCAGCAGCCTGATTAACCTGGAATTGCACAACATCGCCGATCCCGACGCCGTGGGTCTGCTCAAGGAATGCCAGAACAGGATTAAGACCATCGCCATGATCCACGAAAAAATGTACCAGTGGGGCGACATGACCAGGATTGACATCGGCAATTATCTGGAAAGCCTGACCGGCCATATCAGCCGCATGTACCTGAAGCATCCCGCTTCGGTAACAGTCGCCGTAAACGCCAAAAACGTTTACCTGCCCATCAACCAGGCCATTCCCTGCGCCCTGCTGGCCAACGAGCTCGTCGTCAATTCGCTGAAACACGCCTTCCCGGAAAACCGCCCCGCGGACGGCAAAATCACCGTGGAAATGAAAGACGACCGGGACGGACGCTATGTCCTTACCGTGAGCGACAACGGCATCGGACTGCCGGCCGGCATAGACTGCCGCAAGACAAAGTCGCTGGGGATGCAGCTGGTAAGCACTTTCGTCAATCAACTGGAGGGAACGCTGGAAATCACCGGCGGGCCGGGCGCAACATTCAAAATCGTTTTTGCGCATGCCGCGGAAAAAAGCTTGACCGCCCCCGTAACCGCCGCCGGCGGAGAGGCATAA
- a CDS encoding putative porin has product MRRKQPAMSPLAAVLAAIGLTAAAGAQTNELKLPEPAAAPAAVVAAPKTQSWTDYVKFKGDVRLRLETINDDSRKNSAGEHYTRDRMRIRARLGAEAQADDLKAGLRISTGGADPVSGNATLGDGFQKKEFRLDQAYLDYALLKNDLYGLNLIGGKMSNPLINYGNDDLVWDSDLTPEGLAARGKCGNDWLTFLANAEGLYIKDRNSQPNAAAWIGQGALKFAFMPEISLTVGGSYSAYQNFKGYDVIDWQDQNNSYGNSAIAGTVTDGVTNKAWACEFTPIMGFGNLDMFVWNIPVKIFGQALTNPKADDYKNGYMGGIALGKAKNPKTFECGYSYAKLEKDATLGMWTDSDRWGGGTDGKGSRFYGKYQINKYLQVAATFFMDTKRISDPAKETDYNRLQIDLQATF; this is encoded by the coding sequence ATGAGAAGAAAACAACCGGCAATGAGTCCGCTCGCGGCGGTTTTGGCGGCAATAGGATTGACCGCGGCCGCCGGCGCGCAGACAAACGAGTTAAAACTTCCGGAGCCGGCGGCGGCGCCCGCCGCGGTTGTTGCGGCGCCAAAAACCCAAAGCTGGACCGATTACGTGAAATTCAAGGGCGACGTGCGCCTGCGGCTGGAAACAATCAACGACGATTCCAGGAAAAATTCGGCGGGCGAACATTACACCCGCGACCGCATGCGCATCCGCGCGCGGCTCGGGGCGGAGGCGCAAGCGGATGACCTGAAAGCCGGCCTCCGGATTTCAACCGGCGGCGCAGATCCTGTTTCCGGAAACGCGACGCTCGGCGACGGTTTCCAGAAAAAGGAATTCCGCCTGGACCAGGCCTACCTGGATTACGCCCTTCTGAAAAATGACCTCTACGGCCTGAACCTGATCGGCGGAAAAATGAGCAATCCCCTGATCAATTACGGCAATGACGACCTGGTCTGGGATTCCGATCTAACCCCGGAAGGCCTCGCCGCCAGAGGGAAATGCGGCAACGACTGGCTGACTTTCCTCGCCAATGCCGAGGGACTTTATATCAAGGACCGCAATTCCCAGCCCAACGCCGCCGCCTGGATCGGCCAGGGCGCGCTCAAGTTCGCGTTCATGCCGGAAATCAGCCTGACCGTCGGCGGGAGTTACTCGGCCTACCAGAATTTCAAGGGCTATGACGTGATTGACTGGCAAGACCAGAATAATTCCTACGGCAACAGCGCCATCGCCGGCACGGTTACAGACGGGGTAACCAACAAAGCCTGGGCCTGCGAATTTACCCCCATTATGGGATTCGGCAATTTGGACATGTTTGTCTGGAATATTCCCGTGAAAATCTTCGGCCAGGCGCTGACCAATCCCAAAGCCGACGATTATAAAAACGGTTACATGGGCGGCATAGCCCTGGGCAAGGCCAAAAACCCGAAGACCTTTGAATGCGGTTACAGCTATGCCAAACTTGAAAAGGACGCCACGCTCGGCATGTGGACCGATTCCGACCGCTGGGGCGGCGGCACCGACGGCAAGGGCAGCCGGTTCTACGGCAAATATCAGATTAACAAATACCTGCAGGTTGCCGCAACTTTCTTTATGGACACAAAACGCATATCCGATCCCGCAAAAGAAACGGATTATAATCGTCTACAGATTGATCTGCAGGCGACATTCTGA
- a CDS encoding phosphate ABC transporter substrate-binding protein, translating into MKKTRKITATLTMAIMIAGGTAVAKDAHKIVIDGSTTVGPIAKAFAEYYMAKHPEVNITVSESGSGNGAKGIINEACDIGAMSRPMKSSEIEAAKGAGVLPVEHIVAMDGIAVVVHNSNPVADLSVAQIKDIYTGKIANWKELGGPDLPIVAISRDTNSGTYETFESLVMKREKIAGKTEYVGSNGAIRQRVLSTPGAIGYVGLAFREGVKPVKVNGMEATPETVVAKTYPIARPLYMYTAGRPRPETPLSEFIDLANTPDGKKIIEDTGFVPLK; encoded by the coding sequence ATGAAAAAAACAAGAAAAATAACCGCGACGCTAACAATGGCCATAATGATCGCCGGCGGAACGGCGGTTGCCAAAGACGCGCATAAAATCGTGATTGACGGCTCCACCACGGTCGGACCGATCGCCAAGGCGTTCGCCGAATATTACATGGCGAAACATCCGGAAGTGAACATCACGGTGAGCGAATCCGGAAGCGGCAACGGCGCCAAAGGCATCATTAACGAAGCCTGCGACATCGGCGCCATGTCAAGACCGATGAAATCATCTGAAATAGAGGCGGCAAAAGGCGCGGGAGTACTGCCAGTTGAGCATATTGTTGCCATGGATGGTATTGCCGTGGTGGTTCACAATAGTAATCCTGTTGCAGATCTGTCCGTTGCGCAGATTAAAGATATTTACACCGGCAAGATCGCGAACTGGAAGGAGCTGGGCGGCCCGGACCTGCCGATCGTGGCGATCAGCCGCGACACAAACAGCGGCACCTACGAAACGTTTGAAAGCCTGGTTATGAAAAGGGAAAAAATAGCGGGAAAAACCGAATACGTCGGCAGTAACGGCGCCATCCGCCAGCGGGTGTTGAGCACGCCGGGCGCAATCGGTTATGTGGGCCTGGCTTTCCGGGAAGGCGTCAAGCCGGTGAAAGTCAACGGAATGGAAGCCACGCCTGAGACCGTGGTCGCCAAGACTTATCCCATTGCGCGCCCGTTATATATGTACACCGCCGGCCGGCCGCGGCCGGAAACGCCGCTCAGCGAATTCATTGATCTAGCCAATACGCCGGACGGAAAGAAGATCATTGAAGATACGGGTTTTGTCCCGTTGAAATAA